Proteins from a single region of Hordeum vulgare subsp. vulgare unplaced genomic scaffold, MorexV3_pseudomolecules_assembly, whole genome shotgun sequence:
- the LOC123418305 gene encoding ATP synthase subunit a, chloroplastic, whose amino-acid sequence MCFLGILNIKLIVQVAELRKRWLNQKNSFFEVQFLSEDNMNIIPCSIKTLKGLYDISGVEVGQHFYWQIGGFQIHAQVLITSWVVITILLGSVVIAVRNPQTIPTDGQNFFEYVLEFIRDLSKTQIGEEYGPWVPFIGTMFLFIFVSNWSGALLPWKIIELPHGELAAPTNDINTTVALALLTSAAYFYAGLSKKGLSYFEKYIKPTPILLPINILEDFTKPLSLSFRLFGNILADELVVVVLVSLVPLVIPIPVMFLGLFTSGIQALIFATLAAAYIGESMEGHH is encoded by the coding sequence ATGTGCTTTCTTGGTATCCTAAATATCAAATTAATAGTTCAAGTTGCTGAGTTGAGAAAGAGATGGTTGAATCAAAAGAATTCCTTTTTTGAAGTTCAATTTTTATCAGAGGACAATATGAAtattataccttgttccattaaaacaCTCAAGGGGTTATACGATATATCGGGTGTAGAAGTAGGCCAACACTTCTATTGGCAAATAGGAGGTTTTCAAATTCATGCCCAGGTACTCATCACTTCTTGGGTCGTAATTACTATCTTGCTAGGTTCAGTTGTCATAGCTGTTCGGAATCCACAAACCATCCCGACCGACGGGcagaatttttttgaatatgtCCTTGAGTTTATTCGAGACTTGAGCAAAACTCAGATTGGAGAAGAATATGGTCCCTGGGTTCCCTTTATTGGAACtatgttcctttttatttttgtttcaaatTGGTCGGGTGCTCTTTTACCTTGGAAAATTATAGAGTTACCCCATGGGGAATTAGCAGCGCCCACGAATGATATAAATACTACTGTTGCTTTAGCTTTACTCACGTCAGCGGCATATTTTTATGCTGGTCTTAGCAAAAAAGGATTGAGCTATTTCGAGAAATATATTAAACCAACCCCAATCCTTTTACCAATTAACATCCTAGAAGATTTCACAAAACCATTATCGCTTAGCTTTCGACTTTTCGGGAATATATTGGCGGATGAAttagtcgttgttgttcttgtttctttAGTCCCCTTAGTAATCCCTATACCGGTCATGTTTCTTGGATTATTTACAAGCGGTATTCAAGCTCTTATTTTTGCAACATTAGCCGCAGCCTATATAGGTGAATCCATGGAGGGTCATCATTGA
- the LOC123418302 gene encoding photosystem I P700 chlorophyll a apoprotein A1, translating to MIIRSPEPEVKIVVDRDPVKTSFEEWARPGHFSRTLAKGPDTTTWIWNLHADAHDFDSHTGDLEEISRKVFSAHFGQLSIIFLWLSGMYFHGARFSNYEAWLSDPTHIGPSAQVVWPIVGQEILNGDVGGGFRGIQITSGFFQLWRASGITSELQLYCTAIGALVFAALMLFAGWFHYHKAAPKLAWFQDVESMLNHHLAGLLGLGSLSWAGHQIHVSLPINQFLDAGVDPKEIPLPHEFILNRDLLAQLYPSFAEGATPFFTLNWSKYAEFLTFRGGLDPVTGGLWLTDIAHHHLAIAILFLIAGHMYRTNWGIGHGLKDILEAHKGPFTGQGHKGLYEILTTSWHAQLSLNLAMLGSTTIVVAHHMYSMPPYPYLATDYGTQLSLFTHHMWIGGFLIVGAAAHAAIFMVRDYDPTTRYNDLLDRVLRHRDAIISHLNWVCIFLGFHSFGLYIHNDTMSALGRPQDMFSDTAIQLQPIFAQWVQNIHATAPGVTAPGATTSTSLTWGGGELVAVGGKVALLPIPLGTADFLVHHIHAFTIHVTVLILLKGVLFARSSRLIPDKANLGFRFPCDGPGRGGTCQVSAWDHVFLGLFWMYNAISVVIFHFSWKMQSDVWGTISDQGVVTHITGGNFAQSSITINGWLRDFLWAQASQVIQSYGSSLSAYGLFFLGAHFVWAFSLMFLFSGRGYWQELIESIVWAHNKLKVAPATQPRALSIIQGRAVGVTHYLLGGIATTWAFFLARIIAVG from the coding sequence ATGATTATTCGTTCGCCGGAACCAGAAGTAAAAATTGTTGTGGATAGGGATCCTGTAAAAACATCTTTTGAGGAATGGGCGAGACCCGGCCATTTCTCAAGAACACTAGCTAAGGGCCCTGATACTACCACTTGGATCTGGAACCTACATGCTGATGCTCACGATTTCGATAGTCATACTGGTGATTTGGAGGAGATTTCTAGAAAAGTTTTTAGTGCTCATTTCGGGCAACTTTCCATTATCTTTCTTTGGTTGAGTGGCATGTACTTTCATGGTGCCCGTTTTTCCAATTATGAAGCATGGCTAAGTGATCCTACTCACATTGGACCCAGTGCTCAGGTAGTTTGGCCTATAGTAGGGCAAGAAATATTGAATGGTGATGTAGGTGGGGGTTTCCGAGGAATCCAAATAACCTCTGGTTTTTTTCAGCTTTGGCGAGCATCTGGAATAACTAGTGAATTACAACTCTATTGTACTGCAATTGGTGCATTGGTTTTTGCAGCGTTAATGCTTTTTGCTGGTTGGTTCCATTATCACAAAGCCGCTCCCAAATTGGCCTGGTTCCAAGATGTAGAATCCATGTTGAATCACCACTTAGCGGGATTATTAGGACTTGGGTCTCTTTCTTGGGCGGGACACCAAATTCATGTATCTTTACCAATTAACCAATTTCTTGACGCTGGGGTGGATCCTAAAGAGATACCACTTCCTCATGAATTTATCTTGAATCGGGACCTTTTGGCTCAACTTTATCCTAGTTTTGCCGAAGGAGCAACCCCTTTTTTCACTTTAAATTGGTCCAAATACGCAGAATTTCTGACTTTTCGTGGAGGACTAGATCCAGTAACCGGTGGTCTCTGGCTGACCGATATTGCACACCATCATTTAGCTATTGCTATTCTTTTCCTAATCGCAGGTCATATGTATAGGACCAACTGGGGTATTGGCCATGGACTTAAAGATATTTTGGAGGCTCACAAGGGCCCATTTACAGGACAAGGCCATAAGGGTCTTTATGAAATCTTAACAACGTCATGGCATGCTCAATTATCTCTTAACCTAGCTATGCTAGGCTCTACAACCATTGTTGTAGCTCATCATATGTATTCTATGCCTCCCTATCCATACCTAGCTACTGACTATGGTACACAACTTTCCTTGTTCACACACCACATGTGGATTGGCGGATTTCTAATAGTCGGTGCTGCTGCACATGCAGCAATTTTTATGGTAAGAGACTATGATCCAACTACTCGATACAACGATCTATTAGATCGCGTCCTTAGACACCGCGATGCAATCATATCCCACCTTAACTGGGTATGTATATTTCTAGGTTTTCACAGTTTTGGCTTGTACATTCATAATGATACCATGAGTGCTTTAGGCCGTCCACAAGATATGTTTTCGGATACCGCCATACAATTACAACCTATCTTTGCTCAATGGGTACAAAATATCCATGCTACTGCGCCTGGCGTAACAGCTCCTGGTgcaacaacaagtactagcttaaCGTGGGGAGGCGGCGAGTTAGTAGCAGTAGGTGGCAAAGTGGCTTTGTTACCGATTCCATTAGGAACCGCAGATTTTTTAGTCCATCACATTCATGCATTTACCATACATGTGACTGTATTAATACTTTTGAAAGGTGTTTTATTTGCTCGGAGTTCCCGTTTGATACCCGATAAAGCAAATCTAGGTTTTCGCTTTCCTTGCGATGGGCCTGGCCGAGGGggaacatgtcaagtatctgcttGGGATCATGTTTTCTTAGGTTTATTCTGGATGTACAATGCAATTTCGGTAGTCATTTTCCATTTCAGTTGGAAAATGCAGTCGGatgtttggggtaccataagtgaTCAAGGGGTGGTAACTCATATTACAGGGGGAAACTTTGCACAGAGTTCCATTACGATTAATGGGTGGCTTCGAGATTTCTTGTGGGCACAGGCATCGCAAGTCATTCAGTCTTATGGTTCTTCATTATCTGCATATGGTCTTTTTTTCTTAGGTGCTCATTTTGTCTGGGCCTTCAGTTTAATGTTTTTATTCAGCGGCCGTGGTTATTGGCAAGAACTCATTGAATCTATCGTTTGGGCTCATAACAaattaaaagttgctcctgctacTCAGCCTAGAGCCTTGAGCATTATACAAGGACGTGCTGTAGGAGTAACCCATTACCTTCTGGGTGGAATTGCCACGACATGGGCATTCTTCTTAGCGAGAATTATTGCAGTAGGATAG
- the LOC123418303 gene encoding photosystem I P700 chlorophyll a apoprotein A2 produces MELRFPRFSQGLAQDPTTRRIWFGIATAHDFESHDDITEERLYQNIFASHFGQLAIIFLWTSGNLFHVAWQGNFESWIQDPLHVRPIAHAIWDPHFGQPAVEAFTRGGAAGPVNIAYSGVYQWWYTIGLRTNEDLYTGALFLLFLSTLSLIASWLHLQPKWKPSLSWFKNAESRLNHHLSGLFGVSSLAWTGHLVHVAIPASRGEYVRWNNFLDVLPYPQGLGPLLTGQWNLYAQNPDSSNHLFGTAQGAGTAILTLLGGFHPQTQSLWLTDMAHHHLAIAFIFLIAGHMYRTNFGIGHSIKDLLEAHTPPGGRLGRGHKGLYDTINNSIHFQLGLALASLGVITSLVAQHMYSLPPYAFIAQDFTTQAALYTHHQYIAGFIMTGAFAHGAIFFIRDYNPEQNEDNVLARMLDHKEAIISHLSWASLFLGFHTLGLYVHNDVMLAFGTPEKQILIEPIFAQWIQSAHGKTTYGFDILLSSTNGPAFNAGRSLWLPGWLNAVNENSNSLFLTIGPGDFLVHHAIALGLHTTTLILVKGALDARGSKLMPDKKDFGYSFPCDGPGRGGTCDISAWDAFYLAVFWMLNTIGWVTFYWHWKHITLWQGNVSQFNESSTYLMGWLRDYLWLNSSQLINGYNPFGMNSLSVWAWMFLFGHLVWATGFMFLISWRGYWQELIETLAWAHERTPLANLIRWRDKPVALSIVQARLVGLAHFSVGYIFTYAAFLIASTSGKFG; encoded by the coding sequence ATGGAATTAAGATTTCCCAGGTTTAGCCAAGGCTTAGCTCAGGACCCCACTACTCGTCGTATTTGGTTTGGTATTGCTACCGCACATGATTtcgaaagtcatgatgatattacTGAAGAACGTCTTTATCAGAACATTTTTGCTTCTCACTTTGGGCAATTAGCAATAATCTTTCTATGGACGTCCGGAAATCTGTTTCATGTAGCTTGGCAAGGAAATTTTGAATCATGGATACAGGATCCTTTACACGTAAGACCTATTGCTCATGCGATTTGGGATCCTCATTTTGGTCAACCCGCTGTGGAAGCCTTTACTCGAGGAGGTGCTGCTGGTCCAGTGAATATTGCTTATTCTGGGGTTTATCAGTGGTGGTATACAATAGGATTACGCACCAATGAAGATCTTTATACTGGAgctctttttctattatttctttctacGCTGTCCTTAATAGCGAGTTGGTTACATCTACAACCCAAATGGAAACCAAGCCTTTCGTGGTTCAAAAACGCGGAATCTCGTCTCAATCATCATTTGTCAGGACTTTTCGGGGTAAGTTCTTTGGCTTGGACAGGACATTTAGTTCATGTTGCTATTCCCGCATCCAGGGGGGAGTACGTTCGATGGAATAATTTCTTAGATGTATTACCCTATCCCCAGGGGTTGGGACCCCTTTTGACGGGTCAGTGGAATCTTTATGCCCAAAACCCTGATTCGAGTAATCATTTATTTGGTACCGCTCAAGGAGCGGGAACTGCCATTCTAACTCTTCTTGGGGGATTCCATCCACAAACACAAAGTTTGTGGCTGACTGATATGGCTCACCATCATTTAGCTATTGCATTTATTTTTCTCATTGCCGGTCACATGTATCGAACTAACTTCGGAATTGGGCACAGTATTAAAGATCTTTTAGAAGCGCATACTCCTCCGGGGGGTCGATTAGGGCGTGGGCATAAGGGCCTTTATGACACAATCAACAATTCGATTCATTTTCAGTTAGGTCTTGCTCTAGCTTCTTTAGGGGTTATTACTTCCTTAGTAGCTCAACATATGTACTCTTTACCTCCTTATGCATTCATAGCACAAGACTTTACTACTCAAGCTGCTTTATATACTCATCACCAATATATTGCGGGGTTCATCATGACAGGGGCTTTTGCTCATGGAGCTATTTTTTTCATTAGGGATTACAATCCGGAACAGAATGAGGATAATGTATTGGCAAGAATGTTAGACCATAAAGAAGCTATCATATCTCATTTAAGTTGGGCTAGCCTCTTTCTAGGATTCCATACCTTGGGCCTTTATGTTCATAACGACGTCATGCTTGCTTTTGGTACTCCAGAAAAGCAAATCTTGATCGAACCTATATTTGCCCAATGGATACAATCTGCTCATGGCAAGACGACATATGGGTTCGATATactcttatcttcaacgaatggccCCGCTTTCAATGCGGGTCGAAGCCTATGGTTGCCCGGATGGTTGAATGCTGTTAATGAGAATAGTAATTCGCTTTTCTTAACAATAGGACCTGGGGATTTCTTGGTTCATCATGCTATTGCTCTAGGTTTGCATACAACTACATTGATTTTAGTAAAGGGCGCTTTAGACGCACGCGGTTCCAAATTAATGCCGGATAAAAAGGATTTTGGGTATAGTTTTCCTTGTGACGGCCCAGGGCGCGGCGGTACTTGTGATATTTCTGCTTGGGACGCATTTTATTTGGCAGTTTTCTGGATGTTAAATACCATTGGGTGGGTTACTTTTTATTGGCATTGGAAACATATCACATTATGGCAGGGCAACGTTTcacaatttaatgaatcctccacTTATTTGATGGGATGGTTAAGAGATTACCTATGGTTAAACTCTTCACAACTTATCAATGGATATAATCCTTTTGGGATGAATAGTTTATCGGTATGGGCTTGGATGTTCTTATTTGGACATCTTGTTTGGGCTACTGGATTTATGTTCTTAATTTCTTGGCGGGGGTATTGGCAGGAATTAATTGAGACTTTAGCATGGGCTCATGAACGCACACCTTTAGCTAATTTAATTCGCTGGAGAGATAAGCCTGTGGCTCTTTCCATTGTGCAAGCAAGATTGGTTGGATTAGCTCACTTTTCCGTGGGTTATATATTCACTTATGCAGCTTTCTTGATTGCCTCAACATCAGGCAAGTTTGGTTAA